aaacaataaataatgctaaaaacagatatatatatttatataaagtaatgtttcaaatgtaatattgcttatttttgtccatttataaacacaaaaagtgaagatttgatctttgtattatttgaaaatatcatttttaacgaattatctgccaattgttttaagttttcatgaatattcataagtatgtaaTAGAGAAATTTTTTGATTAagtgtttataaataaatgtacaaagccctGACTTCATTTTGATACCACTGTTGTTTTTCTACACCGATAAATGACTAAGATAAAAAGTATTTATGTAacacacatgaaaatatgcaccgaatgacctttgacctcgtttattccactataaagggcctctcaagggtgactaccgggcaagtctttcttgtggcacCTAGTAGACAACGTTAAACATGGTAGTCatccatcttcagagaatgcctacgtaagtcacaattttgaaaactctagGCATACTAAGTCAAAGTATGAACAtgaaactttattaaaataaacatgtattcaaCGTTTACCTCATCTTGGTCATATTCTTTCATGTCGTTCTGGAACTCCAGCTTCAGATGATCTATACATTGTCTATACAATTCAGAACCCTCTTTCCGGTCAAATTGATCCTGGTTTGCTATGATGattttgttgtgttgtttttcaaGGGCATCCAATAAAACTTTTTGTACTACTGTTCTGTTTTCCTCAAGTTTGTGTTCGGAGATTTTTTTCATCTTCGACtgttacatgaaaaatatttcgtaGTAATATACtgatagttttattacttttcaaATATCAATATGCTTTCAGGAGATACATATACCTACCATATCATTCAGAACCATGCAAGTTCATGCCATGAACACATTTTGTCGCCAAAAATACATTATACtacttattttgtaaataatggaAATTTTCAACCGTTTATCTGTCCATTTAAGTACATAAATTTGTTCGtatattgaaaaacaatattagCAGACAACATAAACTAGTAGTTATTCTTCTCAATATCGTAATTTACTTGCAGCTATAAGAGATTGTATAATTAAATAAAGTAAACATACTTAAGGTTTTGCATTAACTATAAGTAAAATTGACAGCATACCACGGCTTTTGATTCAAAGAACTCGCTTTTGTATGGGTAGGCTTGGTTTCTATATACTTTAAGTACTCTGTTCATGTAGCCGAAACATTCTTCATTAAGGGCTTGCTTGCTTTTCACTGGAAGACTAATTTTCTGTAGTTCAAACTCAAACTCGTGCACCAACTTTACAACTAACTTGCTGTTGTGAAATTTAGATGCCTGTTCAAATGCTTTTTCGAATGTAAGTGAGGAATTTTTCTGCAAGGCGTCAACATAAGTTCTCGTAAAGCATTCGAAATCTAAAAGACATAGGAAATGTTTGATCAGTAGAAGTAttgtaatacatttgtaaatCATACGGATCTGATAAAAAAGAGTGCTTAATAAGAAATTCATCCTATTTGGAACATCGTATCTTATTAAATGTGCATATCTGTTTTTGTGCTACTTACATATATTTGAACGGTATCTACTTAATTGTCCTAAatttaattacatgtacatgcattaatgaaaaatataagaaGGAACATATTGTCTAAAACAAATGCTCATACACCAATAAAATATACCGGGGCCATCAACAAGCTTCTGTGTCATTCCATCTACAAATTTAGGCTCACAGTCATAGACAAATTCCTGTAGTCGGGTTACATCTTTTACAAAGTCCTCGTCTAAAGCATTGTCATCTAACTGTTCAATCCTCGCAAGCTTTTTACTTCCAACTGGTTGCGCAAGAGTGAAACACTTTCTCCTTGGAAAGTATCTTTTGATACAGCTTCTTGTTTTGTTGTAGCTATCTTTCCCTTTCTCATCGGCTGAATTAGCTAGACATTCTTCAAAGTACTCGTCTTCAGTGATGACCTTTCCATTTGTACTTTTTAACTCGAGATAAAAATCTCGTAAACACATGATAAACATTGGAGTAACAATTCCCATCAAATCTTCATTTTCATCCCGACGGGAGCTACTTGTAACTTTTATGCTTTCAGTAAGTTCTGTAATAAATCTTTTTACAGATAACGAAATGTAATGAAACCTTTACGTGTTGGAATATATGCAAAGTGTAAAAGAACATTGCTCATTTGTTTTAATATACCTTTCTTATTGAGAATAAAGTGGGTTTTTTCCATttacatattgaaacaaaaagCCTTTACCTAACCTATGGgtagtaaaaaattaaaagtatcaCACCAAACATGACTTGGTATACAATGACGTTTTTATTTATCATAACGATAtagataatatttctttattgtGCAAACTCAGTTTTCGTGTTCGATTATTATCTTATTGTTCCGTCCATTTCATCAAACTGCCTGGTTGCCAAAATATTATCAAGCGATTAGTAACAGTATCGTCTTCTAACAATCGTTTTTTAAATATCTCAAGCGCATACCTTATGATTTTCTGCGCCTGTTATGATATCAGTAATTTATGTCATCAACTAAAACACTTCTTTGGATTTCTGCGCTTGAATAATTAAATGTATTATCCTATTGGGTAAAATAATACTTTCTGGTTCAGTTAAATACTGTGACGTCCAGTTTTGACTGGGTGCCTATTGACGTAAATATTAAATCAAAAGTAGCAAGAGATCGACAAATTTCAATAATATATGCcctaataaaacctgtaaaaagatcctttggaatgcaaccaagaagagtaatagcggactcggtttgactgaTTCTGCTCATGagatgtaataaaatatgcaacacctctaccgccccttgcaccggcttaaacggaattctattaaacatatgtggaatggactctatgatccaaaatgaccagaaaatataacaacgctaAATCAAGTTTTAGATCAGAGGAGGAGGAAgtaaatattcaagaaaattaCTTTAGTAGGTTGGTGTCCGTGTGCAGGGATGGGGATAATATGGGGTTTTTTAGGGCAGGCGGTCAGTGTTTTTGTGGCGGCAATGGTGGGTAAATAAGACACGAAACCTAAAACTGATATTCGATGAAGATTAATGTTGCGGTGAGTAATGATAAAGCTGGATGGGAATAATTCTGCTCCAGATACTCTGCATCTTAAAGTATTCTGTTTCAAGTAAATAGTTTTTACCCTATGCCCGGACACAAACATGACAgattaatttaacttttttgaaatTACTCAATTTTTGACCGTAatctttgacctaccgacctagttcatgccacctacctatatgccagtTTAGAAGCAAATGCCTTGAATCATAAATGGTCCGCATACAAAATATCATGTATAATCAAGTGTAATTTGAGCTCAATTTAGGTAGAGGTTAATAAGGAGATGAGCAGTACGCAAAATcttggtcaataggtcaaactTTAAGGTCAAAAATAGATCAAAAGTATAATAGCGTATATGTTGTTTCTGGACCATATATGAAATTGACTTTGACCTTCTGAATCCCAGAACAAAGAGAGGCCATATTATGAATACAGGCAATTATCTGATGAAATATAACGACTCTAGGCCAAAAACGTCTTCAGTTACTATGACGAAGCTGTCCGAATGGCACAGTGACCTTCTGAACCTTAAAACTAAAAGAGTCATTTTCAGAAACGGGtactcatcctatgaagttaatAAACTGGACTAGTTTTCAGTCTTGAGGTCGATGATTCCACGATCTTTGACATACTGGTCCTGCAAACAATAAAGGTCATCGACTTGTAATTTTCAGCGGAGAGCATTTTCATTCCCAAGGATATTGTGGCATTGACCTTACACCTACTGAATCCCAAAACAACTGAACTTTTAAGTTTGACGCTGTGGGTCAAAAGCGTTCTTAGGTTATTTCTCAGTCTAATGGTCAATTTGACAATAACTTTATGTCTAAaagcaataggaatcatctactgcTCATGCACAATAATCAAATCAAATTTGAACGTTGTcagaagttattgatcggaaaccaaaTAATCTACCGACggaccgaccgactgacagacagacgatgagcaaaacaatatacctcctATTTTTCACAGGGAAACATAAAATATGTCTAAATAGACTGAACAAAATTATTTAGGATACGCCAACTTGTCAAGAGCCTCTTGGTTGAAAACACCTGTGTTGTTGTAAATCAGTGTGCTGCACAGAAGCAGAGTAAGGCTGAACATCTTGTTGTCGTGGTTTGTATCACCCTTGATAAAAGAAAGATGGAAAAACTCagtcataaaatgataaaactaattTATTTAACAGTCTGTTGACAAGCTTAAACGCGCTTATAATTCCTCGATTATCTGTTTATAGccttaatttaaatttttggtttAGAGCTACTGTGACAAATGCGAAGTAATGTGTGCCACCGCCAATACTGAATGACATATCTCTTTTATGAAATACCATGCCAATTTATCAATactcaaagatttttttaaaatttatatcattaGCCCTGTTTGTATTTTAAAGTGAGCAAGTAAATCAGGTATAAAAGAAGGCATCTGTTTTACTCACATAATACGTAACAAAAGTTTTTGTAAACTGCGATTTTACGGTGAAATATCCTGATATAAACAACACATAATTCAAAATGTTTCCTTCTATAAGCTGTTGTAGGcattcattttattgtttttattttaaggtatctgACAAAAGTAATGTCAATTTTATGGCCAGAAATGTATCCGTGCAAAATCactattttaaaatcattatgtTTAACAACATTCTTGCATTGAATTATGCTTTCATTAAGAAAATAAGGTATTCACTGTTAAAgtcaaaaatgactttttggaAGATTTTATTAACCATTGAAAATCGTTGTTCATAATcaattcatttttacttttaaagatCCTTTTATTACTCTCTATAGTATTGTCTCATTTGTTAAGACAGATCAATGAACAAATTTGGATCAACAGTAATGAAAGTTCTTATACAGAGAGTACATGCATGGCATCATAATAGTTTATCGAGCAACATGGTCTTATGCCGTTATTGTTAAATGCAATAGGACCAAACCTTTGCAACATCTCCCAAACCCTCTGTATCAAGCAAAAGTAAAACTTGGTCTTTCTGTTTCGGATGAGGTTTACACCAAGCCCAAATTCCTTTTGTCTCCGACTGGACTGTGCTCCCGAGTGCAAACCCTTTGAGAATAAATTCGATTTTAATATAAATCCGACTGAAAGTCGTATAGTTACTTAAAAGAATATTACGTTGGtagtatatatatttcattggCACACCGTGCATATTTGCAACTTTAATCCAAACATCATTCTGTGTTTTCAAATAAACAAGTCATATTATAATGCGAGGTATTAGTAATATTTAAATGttgttcaattaattttaccCTTCGGATATCACGTGCTATGGTATGCCAATACATGATTAAAGAAAATACGCATTATAATCGAAGTCTCAAATGGTTATTACTgtattacatagaggatatttgtttgtttcagtgaaatatcaattttatttcacaagtgagcatcaaaaactgatattttcacgagtggcgtagccacgagtgaaaatgacttttttggtgctcacgggtgaaataaaattgatatttcactgacacaaacaaattttctttttatttcatgtgcaaaactctacttttgttgcgtaactTATAAAAcatcgaaaatcgcgggaaaggtcagcagaaagcataaaacaaatgacgtcattttaacaacgtcatcgtcattatggtccccggtattcataacgctcggtatacaatttgacttcaatcgcgacggagaaccggaactagttcggcaaaaacagtgaaaaatgaaaatgataatctactgtttcaaaactatggattatcacttttatttcactgaaaaaaaatatttcactggaaagcataaaataaatgtatttaattgataaaagaaaatatgaataaagGTTCATGACATTAATATTTTAGCTGTTGTTTTAATAGTGAAACAAGCACACGAATTATAgtagaatttcatttttatggACGATTTGGCCTGTCTGCAGACAAATACCTCTTTACATGTAACAATGTGAAAtggaatgaaataaatattacctGTGTAATTGTGTAATGAAGCAAACATACCTCATTAATTATTTATTACCTTCTCTCTCGTTAGCCAATCTATTCATAAGGTATGACTTTCCAGTTCTGTAAAGCCCACATACTGCAACAACATTTAGCGGAACATCGATGTTAGAGATTTGTTCAATGACAGTTTCTGAAATTTTCAGATTGTTGCTGGCATCATCCGTATAAATGAAAAGTACAGGTCTCTTGAAAATATCCAGTCTTCCAAATCTGTCATAACAAGTAACTTATTAGAATAATTGCATCTTATATAAAGCTTTAAATATACCTACCATGTAGCTTATAGAGATATGAGTTCGGAGGGACGTGATTTGCCGAGCCTCTTCTGATGTCAAAAAGCATTATCCTGTAATCTATTAATCAAGCAAGCCATGTAACATACCTAGGGCAACATATATTTGTAACTCATTTAAACGACTGGTATAAAAATGAAACTTAAACATTTTACTCACCTTAAGCCACTTCTAAGTGCATAGTTACACGTGCTTTCTTTGATGattcttttaaatacatttgacttCTTTGTTATGTAAATCAATGGTGCAAATTGGGCATCGTGTACAAACGAGGCGCCAAGGGTAAATACTAACCGTAATCGACTCTACTCAGAAGCAAACACCcggtctctctctctctctctctctctctctctctctctctctctctctctctctctctctctctctcttctatGCTGAACATTAAATGTTTGTCATGACAGTTGAGAGAAAATCCTTCTGTAACGAATACTTTAGATCCACAAACCACCTTAAATGAACATGCAATGAAGTTAAATTGCAAACTATAAACGTAAAAACActaacaatttatacaaaataataacgACAAGGCCATCTCACATTAAAAGCTGCTAGCATGCCGTTCCGTATTTGAATACATTAGAACCtttattgaggcaaacatttttttttctatttgagtTACAGACGCTGAAACAGAATTTGGAATGGAATGAATATGAACATTTGTCCGTCAATAGTTACGGGGCAATTGTGATATCTGGCCACTCGCGTGATAACAAAAACAACACCTCCACAAAGTGAGGCAATATGCGCCCTAAGTTCTCGATCAAAGAGAGACgaagttaaatttaaaaaacaaattttaagtaaaatcttcaacttaagtcaaacttataagatgctttatgaatacggcccctggttcATGCGCTCGAATATAAAGAGTACAAGAATATAAAAGGTTTTATTGGTGGAGGGTTTTTGGGTGTAGGGTTATGTAGGGGTTGGCATAGAAATGGGGATTGTGTTTCACTCTAAggaaataagatatattattttgggGAGGGATAATGTGGGGGAGGCGAATGGAGGTGGGAAGTAATGTGGATTGTTGCATTCCAGAAATCCAATCATTAATACCCACATATATTTCAAGTGCAGTGAAGAGTTTTGAAGTTGTTCTCCAAACACGAAATAGATAGAAAGAAAGTTTTGAACTCAATTTATGACCTCGACATACTAACCAAGTTTGTGCTCTCTGCACATTGTCACATCACCACttacctatataccaagtttgaagtcaataccttgaatgataTTAATCTACTTATTGCTCTTGACACATCGTATGACCAACAAATTTGACCTATTTGttaccttgacctatgacctaaaCGGCTGGCTTAAAAAAcgcacattgtctcatcgccacctttttcattttgtttggttAAAAGTCACATTGACACAATTCAATTTGGTATgacaacttttccagctttttgGTGGTAGAAGAATGTGCCCCTCTAGGTATTGTTTCAGGGGCGGATGGTCAAATAGGTGGCCTACCATAAACCCGCTGGCTCCTTCGCAAAAATCACTATACAACACTTGCGATGTTTCGAATCTACATCAGTGAATGGCAAATAGTTCAAAGTTAGCGACTTTCGTCATTCGACAATAGCGACCTCTTTcacatttaattgtttatttgtaTGGTTTTAAAAGCTGAAGACAATCggatatttcttcaatattttctatttagtgCTGCATAATATGCTGTAGTTTActcctgtacctttaaaaatacaaataaaaaacgtACCTTTCTTCCAAAGTACACCCCTGAAAAATAGTAGCCATAGTACATGTACCTTTTCCAATTTCGCGATAAATCAATACAGTATGAAGGAACACAATTCTGATATTCGTtatcaaacttaaaacaaacttgcttgaatgtttttttttttataacttgtaTGTGGACATTTTGTCGGAATTAAACTACATTCTctaatcaatttaaaataaaacatacatactTCAAGGTCGCTTGGTGTAGGTGTTACAACCACTTCTTCGAACACTTCGTCTGAAGCTTGGTCAATTAAGTCATGTATTTCTGCATACAAAGTCTCCCTGTCTGGCAACGTTGAATTCATGACTTTCCCACTGgaatgtattttaatattataagAACAACAGTCCGGTGGTATACATATTCAGTGTCTCAAGCTCGACGAATATGATCACTTTACTTTATGCTATACCAAACTAATGGTAAATTATCACTCAAAATCGGaagtttaatttaaaaacttCATTATGTGCATGTAAGATACACCtatgctaaagaaaaatatttcttttcacagTTGCtgattttcatttaaagttaaaGGCCCAAATCGCATCACATCTACGTGGGTGTTGTAATTTGCACAGTGATACTTACAAAAGGTGTTGTCCAACTTTGCAAAATGTGATTTTGTTTTGCAAACATCAAATGCGCAAAAggaaatgttcaaaatttcaagacatATTGAAATGTTAAAATGAGTCTTAACATTCAGAACGggatttttttatatacaatattttgtGTAGACTAATCTAatctgtaaaatgtaaacaaaatgttgttttttttttttgtgggagacaattaatgaaaaacataaaaaggtgtaatgcaaaaaataaaaaagtgtcaTTTAGTGTAGTTGAAGTACCACCATTGTGTTACGGAATTGGCCTTTATGAATTACACAAGATGGCACTTCTTTTACAGATTTGTAAAAGTCGTCTCGTCTGATTGATATATACGAGGTATTACCGTATTTGATATTAGAATGGTCAAAGAATAAACGCAGAGCTCCTTTAGATACAGCTATAAGCTATAAGTCAAAATATAGTGCTTTAGCGTTTGATATTACGTATCAATTAAACCTGATTAATGTTGTAACGGCAACTCATTTAAGATTTACCATTAGTTACCAgtcaaataattaaataataatgttTGATATTACAGGTTTCGTGTCAAGTTCTGACTACTTATAATAGTAAACGTTGAAACACACTACATAATCGTTATATCGCGTTTCGTTATTCTCCAACTGTCCGTTTAAAGACAAAGTTGAAACCTCAAGGTAAAATGTGTCTCATGAAAATGCTTTTACATAGTTTAATGTTAGTTTTAATATAAGTCCCAgcagttatttcatttaaaaacgtGTTAGTCATCTATagaaaaagttttataaatatgataagATTGCACGTGGGTTTTAGAAATTCGAAAAAGTCACACTTAACAACCTCCAGTACGTAGATCCCAGATATGAATGTGAAAAATACACCAAGTAATAAAAAGAATAGTTCCTAATAAACACCATAGAACTCTATAAAGTCCCCATTATTGTCTTAAAGGAACAAAAGTATAGATATAGaatgtttatattgggcctaaaaggACTAAACAAATTCCATGTTCGTTTATCAACATTTTCAtaagcatttaaaaaataaatcttaaaaaagtaACATAACTCCATGTCGACCTCCATCGAGGAGTTCTTGCAACTGAAAGAACTCCAACCCTGCATTCCGTATTACTATGTAGATACAATGACGTTTACAGtacatatatttctttcatattaaGTTAAGTGTCTTTGTTGAGTCAAGACTGCATTGTGACATACATGTGGCAACTGACTAATCAAATGATGGAAACATTGAAGGCATACTTTGTCTTGATGTTATTGCCAATATTACAtactttaaaatatcatattatattatgtttatcTACATATACCTGAACAATGATACCAAGACTCTTTATCATAAATAGAACTAACTTTAAGTCACGTATAACGGGGTACTAAAAGATTACAATGAGATAATGATTATACATAAAATGTGTTGCTGACCTACTTAAACGACAGTCATAATAGGacatttacttatttttatttagttttcattgattttatagCATAGTGTTTCAAGAAATGTTCATTAtttttggtataataataattttaatcatTATAGTATTTTGATAAGTGTTTACACAGTACTACACTTTGTTTTAGTGTTACAAATGATACTAAATGTGCGCTAAAATTATTAGAACAGAGATCGTAAAGGCCGTACGTTCGGCCCACGGCTGATGTGAGAGAAGACAATACGTTTGATAAAATTGTCTATTTTATACTGGTAGGGAaccaatgaaataaaattataaactcCCTTGGAAGCAAAATATTAGCAGTCTTGCTTTCCTTTTGGATCATAGAGTACATTCattatctatgtaatagaattccgcttaggCCGATGCGAGGCGACGCGTGCGATGGTGCActttacattacctctcatgaaaagacaagatcaaaccgagtctggtattattttgctttgctacattctatgctttcaaaggatcttcccACATATTTTATTGTATCTGTTTATGAGAGAAAAAAAGGATCAGAAAGTTTAACAACACAGATGGTGCATGTGCTGGCCGCTATACGGCTGTTGTGAAAATATTGAAGCAGATCCTATGGGACACATGTTAGCTTGTCAgaattaaattacatttgaacaatagctttgatatttgcaGCGCTGAGCTGACGAACCGGGCATATTTTCGTAGCTGTGCTTCCTAAtgtcagaaaaaatatcacagtTATCACAGTTAAAAGcttaaaaacttgaatatattaGTATCATGTCGTTTGATTTACGTTGAAGATTGTACTAATTAACCGCGGGTGTTGCCGCAGTTGGGTTGGTCAATTTGAAAACGTTTCCTAAATACCATTAATTATATGTTTACTTTTATTGCGAACATCAGGTAATAAGGTAAATGAAATGttacattttgtcatattttgataCGAAGAGTTAGCATCCATTTGTTACCTAGTTTCATAAGTACAACTTATTTTTGTTTCGAATAAAAGTTCACGTGTTTAAAGTGCGGATAGTGTAATGAGTATCAATGCTCAAATTTCGAAATTTTTGTGCAAAgatatttgaatttaaaacatttaagttgGTCATGTCTCGTACATATCTACATAAATGATCATTATAATTTCCGATATGTTTTCGAAAATGTTGATAGCCTGACGACAATAGATTCTTTAACTCCTGAGAAAATTTGGCAAATAGCTATATATTTATGCTACTTGAATGAATTACATTTTCTGAGAGgagaaagaaatatattaaaacttatTGCAGACTTTCTGTTCACTACAGAGTGACATTTATGTAAGTATTTCAtctacatacatacatttatacattagaTACTGGAAGTAAAACACCTAATTAGCTTTAAGCAGCTACCGGATCACAAACCTAAAgtgatacattgtaatatgaattGTAAAAACTTACCTTACGTAATTTTCGCTATTCAAATGTTGTATTTAAACTTAAACTCATCATTTGTAACGACAATGTTTATAACTGcatgtatttcatttcaattatatCCATTCTCTTAACAAAATAAGGTTAACGATAagataaaaatatacaagttatcTCTTGTCTTCAGTTATAATGTACCTTTAACAAATATAGGTGATTAAAACAAATATCACGTTCGCTATTTGAACACCTGTAGGAAGAGCGAGCGTTtgctttattttagttttaatacatTTGCTTACCATGGCAATGCAGTCGCTTTAGTTTAAGGATAATTTTCAACTGCTCAAATATGTTGTTTATCATTAAGGAGCTAGATTTCTAGATTATTACAGGAATACAAAATCTTACAATATTAAgatatcaaatgattttacaggaatgtaAAGCTATTGCTAAGCCTTTAACGACGCtatatatgttattttatatatgttcGCAACAATAATACATATTGtctatcaaaatgaaaataaagtagaAGTCCTAGATGAAAATGCGCACATAGATTTATCTATTCAACTTCAGTCATTTATTTTATTGGATGTCAATTTTCTTCCCCGTAAGAGAATATGCTTACTTTCTTGTGAGgggactccgtggccgagtggttaaggtcgctgacttcaaatcacttgcccctcatcgatgtgggttcgagcctcactcggggcgttgaattcatcacgtgaggaaaccatccagctggcttacggaaggtcggtggttctacccaggtgcccgctcgtgatgcaataatgtatggaggggcaccttgggtcggTACAACGTTAAACCagacaaaatacaataaaatgtacgGCACATGAAAGATACTGTTTTAAGATTACATTGCTTGAAGTTAATTACCTGACGCTTTCGGTGGATGGCGTCTCAATGTATTGCACAGCCACTAGTCCTGTATTATTCCGGATAGAAAAAACATAAACGACGTTTTAGTCAGtgtataaaaaagtataaatgtaataaaaacgagcaaaattaaacagttttgacTCTGTTTAGAAGTACTATAATGGGAAGTGATGATTT
The genomic region above belongs to Mercenaria mercenaria strain notata chromosome 12, MADL_Memer_1, whole genome shotgun sequence and contains:
- the LOC128547580 gene encoding structural maintenance of chromosomes protein 2-like, with the translated sequence MIYKCITILLLIKHFLCLLDFECFTRTYVDALQKNSSLTFEKAFEQASKFHNSKLVVKLVHEFEFELQKISLPVKSKQALNEECFGYMNRVLKVYRNQAYPYKSEFFESKAVSKMKKISEHKLEENRTVVQKVLLDALEKQHNKIIIANQDQFDRKEGSELYRQCIDHLKLEFQNDMKEYDQDELITAIVNFKLRIKDEKMRIGFQARMHEERERSEQLRKEVQETLKSHFESKLEDIEAERLKEMKKEMKEFQRNLTERKGLETVKGMSFFKRFKLLFR
- the LOC123534059 gene encoding guanylate-binding protein 1-like, whose translation is MNSTLPDRETLYAEIHDLIDQASDEVFEEVVVTPTPSDLEGCTLEERFGRLDIFKRPVLFIYTDDASNNLKISETVIEQISNIDVPLNVVAVCGLYRTGKSYLMNRLANEREGFALGSTVQSETKGIWAWCKPHPKQKDQVLLLLDTEGLGDVAKGDTNHDNKMFSLTLLLCSTLIYNNTGVFNQEALDKLAFITELTESIKVTSSSRRDENEDLMGIVTPMFIMCLRDFYLELKSTNGKVITEDEYFEECLANSADEKGKDSYNKTRSCIKRYFPRRKCFTLAQPVGSKKLARIEQLDDNALDEDFVKDVTRLQEFVYDCEPKFVDGMTQKLVDGPGIFYWCMSICFRQYVPSYIFH